From Denitrovibrio acetiphilus DSM 12809, the proteins below share one genomic window:
- the purB gene encoding adenylosuccinate lyase codes for MKDYKEYSNPLSERYASREMLYLFSPHKKFTTWRKLWIALAESEKELGLNITDEQVSEMKANVENIDFEYAAQMERKFRHDVMAHVHTFGECCPKAMPIIHLGATSAYVGDNTDAIVLKEGMELVRKKLVNVMDNMAKFARTYKNVPTLGFTHFQPAQLTTVGKRACLWLQDFVLDFETLEFAIENIRFRGVKGTTGTQASFLHLFDGDHEKVKTLDKMVTEKMDFDKVLTITGQTYTRKQDTRVLSALAQIAETTHKMATDLRLLANLKEIEEPFEKNQIGSSAMAYKRNPMRCERVCSLARHVISLSMNPYMTHATQWFERTLDDSANRRIGISEAFLCIDAILELLYNITSGLVVYERMIEKRVMEELPFMATENIIMESVKRGADRQEMHEAVRVASMEAGKRVKMEGQSNDLLDRLAAEKSVPLNKEEILALLDPIKFVGRAPEQVDQFLAEEIDTVTSKYSALLGMDVDIKV; via the coding sequence ATGAAAGATTACAAAGAATACTCGAATCCCCTCTCGGAACGCTATGCAAGTCGTGAGATGCTCTACCTGTTTTCTCCTCACAAAAAATTTACGACATGGCGGAAGCTCTGGATAGCACTCGCAGAATCAGAAAAGGAGCTGGGGCTGAATATCACAGACGAACAAGTTTCAGAAATGAAAGCAAATGTTGAAAATATTGATTTTGAATACGCTGCACAGATGGAACGCAAATTCCGCCACGATGTTATGGCGCATGTCCATACATTCGGTGAGTGCTGCCCGAAAGCTATGCCCATTATCCACCTCGGGGCAACCAGCGCATATGTCGGAGACAATACAGATGCGATTGTTCTTAAGGAAGGTATGGAGCTTGTGCGGAAAAAACTTGTCAATGTTATGGATAACATGGCTAAATTTGCCCGCACGTATAAAAATGTCCCGACCCTCGGTTTTACTCACTTTCAGCCTGCCCAGCTAACAACTGTAGGCAAGCGTGCGTGCCTCTGGCTTCAGGATTTTGTACTTGATTTCGAAACACTGGAATTCGCCATAGAGAATATCCGCTTTCGTGGTGTCAAAGGCACTACCGGCACTCAGGCATCTTTCCTACATCTGTTTGACGGCGACCATGAAAAAGTCAAAACGCTGGACAAAATGGTTACAGAAAAGATGGATTTTGATAAAGTCCTCACAATCACTGGTCAGACATACACAAGAAAACAGGATACAAGGGTGCTTTCTGCCCTCGCCCAGATAGCTGAAACAACACATAAAATGGCTACTGACCTACGACTGCTCGCAAACCTGAAAGAGATAGAAGAACCATTCGAAAAAAATCAAATAGGGTCAAGTGCAATGGCTTATAAAAGAAACCCTATGCGCTGTGAACGTGTTTGCTCCCTCGCCCGCCATGTAATAAGCCTAAGTATGAATCCTTACATGACTCATGCAACACAATGGTTTGAAAGGACGCTGGACGATTCTGCAAACCGCCGTATCGGTATCTCTGAAGCTTTCCTGTGTATAGACGCTATACTTGAACTCCTTTATAATATTACATCTGGACTCGTTGTGTATGAACGCATGATAGAAAAGCGTGTTATGGAAGAACTCCCTTTCATGGCGACAGAAAACATCATCATGGAATCTGTGAAACGTGGCGCAGACAGGCAGGAGATGCACGAAGCCGTTCGAGTGGCATCCATGGAGGCGGGCAAACGTGTTAAAATGGAAGGTCAGTCAAATGATCTTCTCGACAGGCTTGCAGCAGAGAAATCTGTTCCGCTGAACAAAGAGGAAATCCTCGCCCTGCTCGACCCCATAAAGTTTGTCGGACGCGCTCCGGAGCAGGTTGACCAGTTTCTGGCAGAAGAGATTGACACTGTCACCAGCAAATATTCTGCACTGCTCGGCATGGATGTAGACATCAAAGTTTAA
- a CDS encoding amidohydrolase family protein has protein sequence MKRKAYYADYIYFEGKIHNDCYLLVTGDKIQGISNHADEEGASGYDIEHFHNSAIFPGLINTHTHLPMGFFRGMADDLPLMEWLQKHIWPAEGKWLSEDFVREASELAAIEMIKSGTTSSCDMYFVSDIIASVIKTSGLKAVIGVGVLDFPTKFGTGAEDYISKASDLYLKYKDCRQINISLCPHAPYTVSPDTYAKCVEFCGKHDLLLHTHLAEASDERPNAIEKYGKSTVQIMDEVGAFDLNKSIFAHCVHLTPDEIELMGSKKVNIALNIQSNMKLGNGFAPAQALMDAGANLTIGTDGAASNNDLDMISEMQTQALVHKGVQQSATAFSADTVLRMGTCNGAKGLGLKKTGELKRGNMADFIVVSFDEPHMTPVYNPVSHLVYSAKSSDITHTYVNGQCLMKDREVLTLDETKVKDNARKWAQKIKDNK, from the coding sequence TTGAAAAGAAAAGCTTACTATGCAGACTATATATACTTCGAGGGAAAGATTCACAATGACTGCTACCTACTTGTCACTGGTGATAAAATTCAAGGAATATCAAATCATGCTGACGAGGAAGGCGCCAGCGGTTATGACATTGAACACTTCCATAACTCTGCTATTTTCCCCGGACTCATAAACACACACACACACCTTCCTATGGGCTTTTTCAGAGGTATGGCAGACGACCTCCCCCTTATGGAGTGGCTGCAAAAACATATCTGGCCTGCTGAAGGTAAATGGCTCTCAGAAGACTTTGTACGTGAGGCATCAGAGCTTGCAGCAATAGAAATGATAAAATCAGGCACCACATCAAGTTGTGATATGTATTTTGTTTCAGACATTATAGCATCTGTTATCAAGACCAGCGGACTTAAAGCCGTTATAGGTGTCGGTGTGCTGGATTTTCCTACAAAGTTCGGTACCGGAGCAGAAGATTATATTTCTAAAGCATCTGACCTTTATCTTAAATATAAAGATTGCAGGCAAATAAACATCTCCCTTTGCCCACACGCCCCCTACACTGTCAGTCCTGATACTTATGCCAAATGCGTAGAGTTCTGTGGGAAGCATGACCTGCTGCTCCATACTCACCTAGCAGAAGCATCAGACGAACGACCGAATGCAATCGAAAAATACGGCAAATCAACTGTACAGATAATGGATGAAGTCGGGGCTTTCGACCTTAATAAATCTATATTTGCCCACTGTGTACACCTCACTCCCGATGAGATAGAGCTTATGGGGAGCAAAAAAGTTAATATCGCACTTAATATACAGAGCAACATGAAGCTTGGAAACGGTTTCGCACCAGCTCAGGCTCTTATGGATGCAGGAGCAAATCTCACCATAGGAACTGACGGTGCCGCCAGCAACAACGATCTGGATATGATAAGTGAAATGCAGACTCAGGCTCTCGTCCACAAAGGTGTTCAGCAAAGTGCAACAGCTTTTTCCGCTGACACCGTTCTCAGAATGGGCACATGCAACGGTGCAAAAGGACTCGGTCTAAAGAAAACGGGCGAATTGAAAAGGGGAAATATGGCGGACTTTATTGTAGTTTCCTTTGACGAACCTCATATGACTCCTGTCTACAACCCAGTATCCCATCTGGTATACTCAGCTAAATCAAGCGATATCACACACACTTATGTAAATGGGCAGTGCCTCATGAAAGATAGAGAAGTGCTAACTCTGGACGAAACAAAAGTTAAAGACAATGCCCGTAAATGGGCTCAGAAGATAAAAGATAACAAATAA